In the Triplophysa dalaica isolate WHDGS20190420 chromosome 8, ASM1584641v1, whole genome shotgun sequence genome, TTTTAAACACGACATGTCAATGGGCGCCAACATGTctatgataaaacattaaacagtgACCTACTTACATCCAGATCTTCCACTGTAGAAACTGAACTCGAGCTTGACTTCTGTTAATAGCAACTTATGCCTTCTTTCATTTCACCATGGTCATCGTATATTCTTTCACATCAGTTTGGAGCAGGTCTTTCATGAGAGTTTGTTTAGATGtggtgaagagagagagagagagagaagagcagTGTTGTGTTGAAGGCTTGTTCTATATACAGTAGTTGAGTTTGACGGAGAAGAGAATGTTGTTGACAGTGACACACGTGTGAGACCACAGTGAAAGTGTTCATAAAGTCTCCGACACCTGATCCGTGTGTTGACACAAGCGCTGCTGTTTTCCACCTCATCGCCTCGGGCTGGACTCAGTCACCCGCTGAGGACGGAATGCCAAAACGATCTCCACCAATAAGTGAATGTGAATAACAGAAGCTGAGCTCTCGACATCATGAGTTCAGGTGAGACACACATGTGTTTCCAATGCCACAATCCTGGAGTTTATTTTCAACTTCTGGAGTCTGAAACTAATTCgatttaagaaagaaaaaagacttCATGcctttgaaaaacaaaccagagcgaaaacaaaacagataaatGATCTCGTTCTAAAGATAATAATAAGAGTCATTTGTTGGTTTGATCTGTATATGCTGTGAAAGAACTGATCGGTGTATAAACACACGTATTtcagagaagagaagagaaataAATGGTTTGGTGGGATTGTGTTGTAGGACGTCTCTGTGTGTGTCGTGGATGTGATGAGTAAACGTGTGTTTGATTCTTTGTTTTTCAGGCTGAGTTCTCTGTTGATCTGGACGGACTTCATACCAACATCACTTATACTGTTGAGGTTCAGTCCATCACATACTGGTCTCAAACACGACTGAAGAGCGCCAAGGCATCCGTCCGCATAGACCCACAGCCACACAAACACTTCAGTACGACAACAACTACACATGCTGTGTTTCAGAACACACTAACTCCTTTAAACAAGAGAAGTGAAGAAAAATACATCATCGTTTattctcttgtgtgtttgtaaatctgttgtgagtctttcttcagtggaacacaaaagaagatattttgagaaatgtctcagtggttttgtgctcatacaagggaagtcaatggagttcagtgttgtttgatgatcagcattcttcaaaatatcttctgttgtgttctgaagaagaaagaaactcacacaggtttgacatgacatgaggatgaagaaatgataaagagtttacatttttgtgtgaacttttcctttaatgaaACTCCAAACATTCTTTTATCAGCATGAATGTTTCAGCTCTCCTTCATTTTACACATTCAGGAAAGATCATTTGAGCAGAACTCACATGAAACCAATCTCACTATAATATAGACATACAAAactctgttttttattgtaaattccAATATCAGttgtttgttggtttgttttgatttaagccataattacTGGAAATATACAGCTAACtaccacaataaaaacatgatctttgaaaaaactttatttgtgttgttttagacCCGGTGTCTAAGATGAGAAAGATTCCGTCTCTGAGTTCTGTGTCAGGAAAGAGAAGCTCAGGTGCGCTGGAGGTGGGCACACCGTATTATCAGGACGGACAACTACAGCTCCGCATCTACTGGAAAAAACCAGCAGGTACTCACAACACATGAGTGTATCAATCACAAACACAACTCTCACACGTGTCGGCGGCTGTTTCTAATCTGAAGTGTTGAAATGTTGTCATGTTAAAGCACCGCAGGTCCAGTCTAACAGAATCCTACTCATGTTTTTACTTCATGAGTGGAAACATTGAACCTCTCCTGTCAGCGTCTGTTTGCAGCGCTGTGTTCTGTCATCAGtcagaacagagagagagagagagagagagagagggtgagagagagagtgagagggagagagagagagagagagacagagagagagagagagagagagagagagagagagagagagagggacggagactttctctcttctgttatAATGAAGGAGATTCCTGAGACGGTGGAGTTCTGCTGATCCTGACCTTCCACAAACTGTAGTTCATGAAATCAGTGTGATTCCTGAATCTCCTCCATGATGTCTCGagtgaaataaatacatacataaataatgcataatacacataataataatgtaaaaaataaatacatacataaataatgcataatacacataataataatgtaaaaaataaatacatacataaataatgcataatacacataataataatgtaaaaaataaatacatacataaataatgcataatacacataataataatgtaaaaaataaatacatacactaAAATGTATTCGAAATCCATTGATTTCATGCTAAGTATACTGCAAATCCATCTACATCTTATGTTCTTGGGTGGTGAGCTACTGTTTATGacaccagttttattgcacgtatgctttttgttgtccgtATGTTAGTATGTTAGTCACATGATTACTCCACTTTTACTGTAATTAAACCAGGGAGAATTTTTGTAAGATGAGGCTGGTCATTGAGCTTTTGAACACTCACATTATTGTCTTTGCTCTGTTCTGTTGTTACTGTCACTCCGCCCTtcatcttcaacagaacattcaTTCACAAAGAACATTTTCTCATCGTTTTTTAATGCAATCGTGAACACATGCTTATATGAGAAAGCATTCAGAATAAATgtgttgtgagtgtgtgtggggaACAGACCTGATTCCACGTCATTATTGGAATGATGTCAGAGTTTAATATTCCAGTGAATCATTCTTTGAAGAGACAGAAACCAGATCAGCTTTAAAATCATCCTAACGTCAGGATCTAAAGCAGAGGCATGACGTCAACTCACCAGAATCTCATCTGATCCGACCCGCCGAACTTAACCACACCGAGCAAATGCTTTCTGAAGCTTCTGAAGTCCAGAATCAGCCCTGAGGAACATTCAGTGAGGATCCGTGACTGAAGCGTGTCTCTGGTGTCCTGTACCGTGTGTGTGGCGTGAAGATTTTCCTTCTTCGCTCCAGTCGTAGCTTCTCTTTTCTTCTTCCAGAAATGTTTCCAGCCTCGTGAGCTTCATGTGGAGGATGTTTTTTCATCTCTCCGACCGCGCTCGAGTCTCTCTGATCAAACCTAATTATTCATTTGAGACGTATGGTTTCACGTCCACAGCGTGAAGAATAATAAACCGACATCGCTGTGTAAACATCTACTGTATCAGACATCCACCGTCATTCCTGAAgctttatcacacacacacgtggaCGACCAGAGGAGACGGTTATTGCTCACATGCTTCTCTCTCATCGCTCAGGACTTTCATTTAAGTCAGTCTCAGATGTTTGTCTCAggagaaatgaaaagagaatcAGATGAGAGTGTAATAGTGTGAGCACGTGAAGAGTGTGGAGGTATAGATGATGTAGATTGTGAGGTGAAATCATCTGGACGTGATGTGAAATGTTCAAGTTGATATCAAGATCTTCAgttatattgacttttgattagTGCTGTCAACcgattaaaaaacattatctgattaatgaaaaacataacagtaatcttttaaaatatacttttacaatgtaataatttcacatttaatcttcaaattaatgttgaaagatttctttaacagcgtcattttatgaatgaaagccaacattctgatattagtgCTGTTTCTGATTTCTCTATtaaattgattgtttttctgtatctggtaggaaatatacagaaatgaaTTAGAAGTTCTCAAACACAAATACGGTCTTTAATGCTTGTAACTGTAGATGTTAAAGAGACGTCATGTGTGCTCTGTATGAccgtttgtttgtgttttgttgacagatTCGTTTGTGAAGCGTTTTCATGTTCAATGGACGCCAGAACACTGCAGTCACAATCACAGCAGAGGAACAGAGAAGTCCATCACTCATGTGGGTTTACATTTGAACACTTCACTCATTACTGGACTAAAGCTTCATTTCTCTTCATCATCACTGTGGACATCACCACACTCCAGTATCACATCTGATGCTCACATCTGAATGCTGTTCTTCCACTATAACATTGAATGGAAATGACatttgggcaattccgtgaaaatatcaaacatacCACGAAAAGGTGGCTATGGTAACAGCAGAGTATTAAACATTTGGTGCTTCAGATACTcctgtgagatctctcttcaaacatgtgaagcatttgttttattttgagctcatgatttttcatagtcaggtcagagccattttcaggattgtcacatccataacgcttcatattcttcataaatggacacatgaaaatgaatataaagtcactatttgatgttctatagagaggcatcacttctctattcattgggtattattacTTCAGGATTGTgaattttatttgacagaaatcctacaaagtttatcatctCCCAAAAAACgcttccttttttgtcacatcttgtcgcatgtttatttcccttttttttatatatatatttttttcatagactgacattttttatgtttagactctatcaacaagggttcagtgaaatataaacagatggttcaatatcaTCATAACatattcattctctgagcatttttatgtcacgtccataatgtaaaatgtcacttccataacgctggaatttcCCATTTGTCTCACAGGAGAACTACATCAATCTTCCCCACCTACTGTTCTCCTGTAAGTACAGAGCGATCGTCCGCACGCTGAACGGCAAGAGACGCTCGAAAGACGACAGCATCACTTTCCTAACACCATCCTGCGCTACAATCCAGAGCAAGACCCCAAAACCCATCATCTGTCCTGGAGACACCAGTTAGTGAAACTCCATCCGTGACCTCACTGACCTCACTGCATAcgttattctgaaaaaaaacaaggctTTTAATCCATATGTGGCTCAAAACACAAGATCACATGACATCTCTCATCATAACTGACACAGATTTCACcttgtgtttttctctcagCACCATCGAAGGTTTTAGCTAAACCTGTGAACCTGACGGCAGTCTTTTCCTTCCACGATGACAACGTCACAGCTCATTTTCTCTGGAGTGTGTCCCGCCCCCAGCTCCATCAACCAATCACAGGGTTCCAGGTCACCTGGGCAGAGGTCACGACAGAGAGCCGACAGGACGGACTACCCAACAGCATCATCTCTCAGTCTCAGATTCTGCCACCTGTACGTTTGTGTATTCATCATCACACCACAGAACTGTCAGGGCGTGTCCCAATCCACCTTATGTGAAAGTGGTGGGCGCGCCCGGGCACATGGTCTAAACACGTCGTCCCGATTCTCTTAAAAAGTAAAGGGTGTTTTTCGGGCGTAATGTGCAgttaaccaatcagagtctcatctttcatcccctttaagagccagttgcgctCGCGACATGGTGGATTCACGATTTACACGGCAGACTTTGGAAGAGCAAATACTggacgcttctccagagaggaaacgcatctacaggacaagccggatttttatctttatgtccaCAATAATCATCTTTTACATCGTACTCCacttattattatatttggTATGTTTGTGCGCTTCCCTCTGTGTAATAATTAAAGTTAAAGTGCGTTGTGGACCCGCCCAGAGGCGCATTTTCTTCTAACGCgctctttaaataaccaaaaatcaTGCGGCGTTGACTTTAGAGCCggtttgagttggtctatgGCACAGTCTATTTTCAGATCCTAAAAACAACAACGCGCCATCACTGCGCCTGAAAACAACTCTTTTTTGGACCAGCACGCCCATCTGCGCACAAATGAGCGAAGGACAGGAAAATGAGAAGTGTGTCAGACTGAAACTAGTGTATGATACGGCCCATAGTGTTGTTCTGGAGTATTAAAGGTTTTCATGTCGTGTCCCTGCTGTCTGTGATGAAATCTGGAGCTGTTCTGTGTTCATACATCAcctctgtcaaacacacaacaccagtcattcatcacacacacacacacacttcatttaTTACAGCCGAAACACAAAACAGGTTATTTACATCCCTGCGTCCCGAGACTGAATCCAGCGGGACAGGTTTCATTCCAGATCATTTCTTAATTCCTCCGATGAGATGAGATTAAACAGCGTGGTCATGATCAGATTGCACTGGTTTATTAAGatgattgtgtttataaatgcctCTGTGATGATTTCATTCTTCACTAAGAGCGGAGCTGAACCACGTCCAGTCAACTAATGACAAGCATGAAGTgaagagagattgagagatgtgttttgtgtttcaggaTCATCACGTGCTGGTGGTGTGGAACCTCCGAGCTGCTTCACTGTACAGATTACAGGTTCACATCATCACTGTGGCGGGAGAAGGACCAGCGACCATCAAGATCTTTCAGACGCCCCACCCAGCACAACATCAGCAGAGtatgacaacacacacacacttaacatATGAATGAGACTCTTGATATGTCTGATAATAAGGCTTGTGAAATGTTGTGATAGGTCTGAGTTTGTGAAGAACGTATGTTTGATAAAGTCTCGATCGGTTTAAAGTGCTTTTTCTTCCTGTCAGAAGTTCGACATCAGCATCAGAAATCTGGCGTGGAGAAACATTGAAGACGTCTGAACATCTTTAAACAGACAACACTGTAAAGATCATCACTTCATTGATTTAGAAATCTCTCTTTCAGTGATGCGACAGGGGGATGAAACGGAAGCAGACGTGATTATTGACTCGTCCTCATGTTCTTCAACCATGATTCGTTTTGTTCATTGTGGATTATAGACACGAGGTCGACTAAAGAATTATTCTCATTATTTCTTGCATTATTCCATTGACAGATTAACAGAGACGTCAGTAATACTCCAGCGTGTTTTAGTTTTGATGAAATGATGTTTGTCGTGGTGCAGTCAGTGAatgttgatatttatttatgtgtgtattgcaacactttgtttgtttgtccgTATGTAAGTTTGTTTGTTCTGGTGCATTAGAAggtcagtgttttattttttcaaaagcaTTTCTTGTAAAGTGTAATGTAAAAAAGCTGAATTGTACATATAGTCTTATGTTCTCTTGTTTCCATGTACATACTTTGAAGTAATAAAATAATCCCACTTCTTTACTTGATCAGTAGTCGTGTGTGTTTGACTGCTGTTTCACCACAGTttatctacacaaacacacactgctttccatgttttatggggactttTCATAGACTTCCATCGATTCTATATCAGGTTTATGATATATTATATTCCCAACATCCAAACCTAATAATCAAACAAACctttctatttttacattttcaataaatataattctgtatCATTTATAAGCAGTTTTATATCATGGGAccctaaaaaatgttttttatgttgctttaaattctttcttttatgtttgtttcatttctatTAACTccatttcttgttttgtgtttgtgtctgtattttctttacattttgataGACTTTGCatctgacattttatttttcattcctCACTTATCTCTCTTTTTAAGCGTGTATTAAAGCATGTaacttcatttattatttttaatttacagcctTTGAAATTCATGCTTTTGTGCTGACAGATCCTACAGTTTCCTTCTTTGGATTTGAATGCTTGTATGTTTCAGACTGACTGCGGCTCTGAGTTTGTGGAGTGTTTCTGTTTAAACTCTTGACTGGTGCACATGAAAGATGTTTCATCTGTTTATAATCAATAACAcatcactgcacacacacacacacacacacacacacactgtatagtatagaaaaataataatcatggCTGTAATATAATGAGAGATTTCACTCAatcatgtacagtatttaatcTGTTTACAGATGTCATCCGTTCAggcaaaaatgagaattctgtacatttattcagccttgtgtcattaaaaacctttttttggacattttgaaaaacgttgatAATcgaacactgaactccattgacttccattgtatgaacacaaaaccactgagacatttctcaaaataccttctgttgtgttgtgaagaaagagtcatgaggatgaataaatgctgatttCTTTGGCTGAACTTGGTTGTGGTCCTGATGTCCCTCGgttgtgtttctctgtttccaccctgtttatttatgtatgttgAACACACTGATGTCTATTTATCTGTGAATCGCCGTGAGATTGCAGATATTTCAGTGAAACCACACACAGACCAACATACTACACAATCTCTCAGAAGGATCATTTAAGAACTGAAAGATAGAAATACTGTAAATCAcacagaataaatgatgaaacgATTTCAAAAGATTATCACTCATGTTGTCATCATAGGAACAGCTGCAGTAAAACAATTCTGGGATTTCGTGAGGAAACCGgtttgaatcattttttattgaaaactctCCGTCAATTTAATGAAGAAACCAGAAATGTCCATAAATACTGAATGACAAATACCTGCTGGCTTAAAGAAGAACGCCAGACGTCTCCATGAACTGATGATGCTTCACAAACTGTGAAACAAATCACGCCTGCTGACTGAAATGAACCAGAACTTGATTCTGACCTTAAAAAATTtgttctttaatttatttaaatagcacaTAAACACAACAGAGGTTGACAACAGTGCTTTACAGAACCATCATAAAAGAGAAGTACATGAACaacatataattataataacaataataatacaaaatttcATTCAAGGACATTTCTTCACCTTCTCATGTTTGAACATTCTGAGATTATTTAATTGTCAAGAAAAATCCAAATCTTCCCACGATTTATTTAAACTTCTATTCAAATATTTCTGAGAACATTCTTGTCTGTGGATGCTGAAGGTCTTTCAGGTCACCGTGTCAAATCAGAACAGCTTATATTTGATGCTGACTCTTGAACCCtacaggtcaaaggtcaacaaGGCCTCTATTGAAACGGTGGCTTGTGTTTAGAGAGCTTCCCCTGAGAGCACATTATCTGAAACTCGTTCACAGCGAAAAGAAACTTCCTCTTCTAGTTTGGAAATGTTGCAGGTATGTAAACATTTCAC is a window encoding:
- the LOC130427284 gene encoding anosmin-1 isoform X2 — protein: MCEHMKSLEVSMKVVECLEPCKASWDLQENQCQDLCETHFPKKHYECLTSCEFLRSVESQKQGDCPAPERASGFAAACVESCETDAECSAVKKCCSNGCGHTCQVPKNLYKGAPLKPRKELVFLEDSSGQLEIRWSSRFNISVEPVLYVLQRCWNFGIHPSEDEATQWQDVAQIAEERVLLTDIRPSRWYQFRVAAVNVHGTRGFTAPSKHFRSSRDPSPPPTPSDLRATNISVGQDGLMTVRLNWTLPVESDIPVHHFKIFCSWTVPGKSLRPSRRRRRKSTDGAEFSVDLDGLHTNITYTVEVQSITYWSQTRLKSAKASVRIDPQPHKHFNPVSKMRKIPSLSSVSGKRSSGALEVGTPYYQDGQLQLRIYWKKPADSFVKRFHVQWTPEHCSHNHSRGTEKSITHENYINLPHLLFSCKYRAIVRTLNGKRRSKDDSITFLTPSCATIQSKTPKPIICPGDTTPSKVLAKPVNLTAVFSFHDDNVTAHFLWSVSRPQLHQPITGFQVTWAEVTTESRQDGLPNSIISQSQILPPDHHVLVVWNLRAASLYRLQVHIITVAGEGPATIKIFQTPHPAQHQQKVRHQHQKSGVEKH